The following proteins are encoded in a genomic region of Oryctolagus cuniculus chromosome 6, mOryCun1.1, whole genome shotgun sequence:
- the NDRG1 gene encoding protein NDRG1 isoform X2 translates to MSRELQDVDLAEVKPLVEKGETISGLLREFDVQEQDIETLHGSLHVTLCGTPKGNRPVILTYHDIGMNHKTCYNPLFNYEDMQEITQHFAVCHVDAPGQQDGAASFPVGYMYPSMDQLAEMLPGVLHQFGLKSIIGMGTGAGAYILTRFALNNPEMVEGLVLINVNPCAEGWMDWAASKISGWTQALPDMVVSHLFGKEEMQNNVEVVHTYRQHILNDLNPGNLHLFINAYNSRRDLEIERPMPGAHTVTLQCPALLVVGDSSPAVDAVVECNSKLDPTKTTLLKMADCGGLPQISQPAKLAEAFKYFVQGMGYMPSASMTRLMRSRTASGSSVTSLEGSRSRSHTSEGPRSRSHTSEGSRSRSHTSEGAHLDITPNSGATGNSAGPKSMEVSC, encoded by the exons ACCATCAGCGGCCTTCTGCGGGAGTTTGATGTGCAG gagCAGGACATCGAGACTCTGCATGGCTCCCTGCACGTCACCCTGTGCGGGACCCCCAAGGGAAACCGGCCTGTCATCCTCACGTACCACGACATCGGCATGAACC ACAAAACCTGCTACAACCCCCTCTTCAACTACGAGGACATGCAGGAGATCACCCAGCACTTCGCGGTCTGCCACGTGGACGCCCCCGGCCAGCAGGACGGCGCTGCGTCCTTCCCCGTGGG GTACATGTACCCCTCCATGGACCAGCTGGCTGAGATGCTCCCTGGAGTTCTTCACCAGTTTGG GCTGAAAAGCATCATTGGCATGGGAACAGGTGCGGGCGCCTACATCCTGACCCGGTTTGCT CTCAACAACCCCGAGATGGTGGAGGGCCTCGTGCTGATCAACGTGAACCCCTGTGCCGAAGGCTGGATGGACTGGGCCGCCTCCAAG ATCTCCGGGTGGACCCAGGCCCTGCCCGACATGGTGGTGTCCCACCTCTTCGGGAAG GAGGAGATGCAGAACAACGTGGAGGTCGTGCACACCTACCGCCAGCACATCCTGAACGACCTGAACCCCGGCAACCTGCACCTGTTCATCAACGCCTACAACAG CCGGCGGGACCTGGAGATCGAGCGGCCGATGCCGGGAGCCCACACCGTCACCCTGCA gtgcCCTGCGTTGCTGGTGGTTGGAGACAGCTCTCCTGCTGTGGATGCCGTG GTGGAGTGCAACTCGAAACTGGACCCAACGAAGACCACGCTGCTCAAG ATGGCGGACTGCGGCGGCCTCCCGCAGATCTCCCAG CCGGCCAAGCTCGCTGAGGCCTTCAAGTACTTCGTGCAGGGCATGGGATACA TGCCCTCTGCCAGTATGACCCGCCTGATGCGGTCCCGCACGGCCTCCGGCTCCAGTGTCACCTCCCTGGAGGGCTCCCGCAGCCGCTCCCATACCAGCGAGGGACCGCGCAGCCGCTCCCACACCAGCGAGGGCTCCCGCAGCCGCTCCCACACCAGCGAGGGAGCCCACCTTGACATCACCCCCAACTCTGGTGCCACGGGGAACAGCGCCGGGCCCAAGTCCATGGAGGTCTCCTGCTAG
- the NDRG1 gene encoding protein NDRG1 isoform X1: MAAVDPVLPAVLHQVQPTSPVAGSLIPCEAGEAWLQGIKDARVSEAPISQEQDIETLHGSLHVTLCGTPKGNRPVILTYHDIGMNHKTCYNPLFNYEDMQEITQHFAVCHVDAPGQQDGAASFPVGYMYPSMDQLAEMLPGVLHQFGLKSIIGMGTGAGAYILTRFALNNPEMVEGLVLINVNPCAEGWMDWAASKISGWTQALPDMVVSHLFGKEEMQNNVEVVHTYRQHILNDLNPGNLHLFINAYNSRRDLEIERPMPGAHTVTLQCPALLVVGDSSPAVDAVVECNSKLDPTKTTLLKMADCGGLPQISQPAKLAEAFKYFVQGMGYMPSASMTRLMRSRTASGSSVTSLEGSRSRSHTSEGPRSRSHTSEGSRSRSHTSEGAHLDITPNSGATGNSAGPKSMEVSC, encoded by the exons ATGGCTGCTGTAGATCCGGTCCTCCCAGCTGTGCTACATCAAGTCCAACCCACTTCACCAGTAGCTGGAA GTCTGATACCCTGTGAGGCAGGTGAGGCGTGGCTGCAGGGAATCAAGGACGCTCGTGTCTCCGAGGCCCCCATTTCTCAG gagCAGGACATCGAGACTCTGCATGGCTCCCTGCACGTCACCCTGTGCGGGACCCCCAAGGGAAACCGGCCTGTCATCCTCACGTACCACGACATCGGCATGAACC ACAAAACCTGCTACAACCCCCTCTTCAACTACGAGGACATGCAGGAGATCACCCAGCACTTCGCGGTCTGCCACGTGGACGCCCCCGGCCAGCAGGACGGCGCTGCGTCCTTCCCCGTGGG GTACATGTACCCCTCCATGGACCAGCTGGCTGAGATGCTCCCTGGAGTTCTTCACCAGTTTGG GCTGAAAAGCATCATTGGCATGGGAACAGGTGCGGGCGCCTACATCCTGACCCGGTTTGCT CTCAACAACCCCGAGATGGTGGAGGGCCTCGTGCTGATCAACGTGAACCCCTGTGCCGAAGGCTGGATGGACTGGGCCGCCTCCAAG ATCTCCGGGTGGACCCAGGCCCTGCCCGACATGGTGGTGTCCCACCTCTTCGGGAAG GAGGAGATGCAGAACAACGTGGAGGTCGTGCACACCTACCGCCAGCACATCCTGAACGACCTGAACCCCGGCAACCTGCACCTGTTCATCAACGCCTACAACAG CCGGCGGGACCTGGAGATCGAGCGGCCGATGCCGGGAGCCCACACCGTCACCCTGCA gtgcCCTGCGTTGCTGGTGGTTGGAGACAGCTCTCCTGCTGTGGATGCCGTG GTGGAGTGCAACTCGAAACTGGACCCAACGAAGACCACGCTGCTCAAG ATGGCGGACTGCGGCGGCCTCCCGCAGATCTCCCAG CCGGCCAAGCTCGCTGAGGCCTTCAAGTACTTCGTGCAGGGCATGGGATACA TGCCCTCTGCCAGTATGACCCGCCTGATGCGGTCCCGCACGGCCTCCGGCTCCAGTGTCACCTCCCTGGAGGGCTCCCGCAGCCGCTCCCATACCAGCGAGGGACCGCGCAGCCGCTCCCACACCAGCGAGGGCTCCCGCAGCCGCTCCCACACCAGCGAGGGAGCCCACCTTGACATCACCCCCAACTCTGGTGCCACGGGGAACAGCGCCGGGCCCAAGTCCATGGAGGTCTCCTGCTAG